One stretch of Prunus persica cultivar Lovell chromosome G1, Prunus_persica_NCBIv2, whole genome shotgun sequence DNA includes these proteins:
- the LOC18792121 gene encoding putative pentatricopeptide repeat-containing protein At3g23330, whose amino-acid sequence MSSIQTLLKTLFKNPSTIKSQSQAKQLHAQILKTKGPSPPDLSFVLSVYSNLNLLHDSLTLFNTFHSPPTTLAWKSIIRCYTSHGLCRHSLASFVEMKAFGIYPDHNVFPSVLKSCTLIKDLRFGESVHGCIVRFGMDCDLYTCNALMNMYAKLEALAETGEQRFSAPKLFDGMPQRNQVSKFGSDLGSSVELSGRTVSLEVKSEGRMLLSDGNAKREVGGGDTLYSSQSNKLSNKLQVQVMGIDRNVNLISSREATPQIDAYREVDDKFNGNVNKVFMHKEDQRGTKVDSVRKVFDLMPKRDIVSWNTVIAGNAQNGMCEEALAMVKDMGNANLKPDSFTLSSVLPVFAEYVDVIKGKEIHGYAIRHGFDADVFVGSSLIDMYANCNRIKDSLRVFNLLPKRDAISWNSIIAGCVQNSMFDEGLIFFRQMLMGKIKPVPVSFSSTIPACAHLTTLHLGKQLHGYIIRGGFEDNVFVASSLVDMYAKCGNIRIARWIFDKMEQHDMVSWTAMIMGYALHGHAPDAFSSFEQMEGEAVKPNYVSFMAVLTACSHAGLVDKAWKYFNSMTKKYDIAPGIEHYAAVADVLGRAGRLEEAYQFISSMHMEPTGSVWLTLLAACRVHKNVELAEKVAEKIFTVDPENMGAYVLLSNVYSAAKRWKDAVKVRTCMRDKGLKKKPACSWVEVKNKVHAFVAEDKSHPYYDRIIEALDVISEQMEREGYVPNTNEVLHDVEEEQKKYLLYHHSERLAIAFGIISSPAGATIRVTKNIRVCVDCHAAIKFMSKIVGREMIVRDNSRFHHFKDGECSCGDYW is encoded by the coding sequence ATGAGCTCCATCCAAACACTGCTCAAAACCCTCTTCAAGAATCCCAGCACCATTAAATCCCAGTCCCAGGCCAAACAGCTCCATGCCCAAATCCTCAAAACCAAAGGCCCTTCACCTCCTGACCTGTCCTTTGTGCTCTCTGTTTACTCAAACTTGAACCTCTTACATGACTCCCTCACTCTCTTCAACACCTTCCATTCTCCTCCCACCACTCTTGCATGGAAGTCCATTATTAGATGCTACACTTCCCATGGCCTCTGCCGCCATTCCTTGGCTTCCTTTGTAGAAATGAAGGCTTTTGGCATATACCCAGATCACAATGTGTTCCCTTCTGTGCTTAAATCATGCACATTGATTAAGGACTTGAGGTTTGGTGAGTCAGTTCATGGGTGCATTGTTCGGTTTGGTATGGATTGTGATTTATATACATGTAATGCTCTTATGAATATGTACGCCAAGTTAGAGGCTTTGGCTGAGACTGGTGAGCAGAGGTTTAGTGCGCCCAAGTTGTTTGATGGAATGCCTCAACGAAATCAAGTTAGTAAATTTGGGAGTGATTTAGGTAGTTCTGTGGAATTGAGTGGTAGAACTGTGTCTTTGGAGGTAAAAAGTGAGGGAAGGATGCTACTTTCGGATGGGAATGCAAAGAGAGAAGTGGGTGGTGGTGACACTTTGTATAGTAGTCAATCAAATAAACTGAGTAATAAGTTGCAGGTGCAGGTAATGGGCATTGACAGGAATGTTAATTTGATTTCATCTAGAGAGGCAACTCCTCAAATTGACGCATACCGGGAAGTTGATGATAAATTTAATGGGAACGTTAATAAGGTTTTTATGCATAAGGAAGACCAAAGAGGTACCAAAGTGGACAGCGTGAGAAAGGTCTTTGACTTGATGCCAAAAAGAGATATTGTTTCCTGGAATACAGTGATTGCGGGGAATGCACAGAATGGGATGTGTGAAGAAGCTTTAGCAATGGTCAAAGATATGGGCAATGCCAACTTGAAGCCTGATTCTTTCACTTTGTCTAGCGTCCTTCCAGTTTTTGCAGAATATGTAGATGTTATCAAGGGAAAGGAGATTCATGGGTATGCAATAAGACATGGGTTTGATGCAGATGTATTCGTAGGGAGTAgcttaattgacatgtatgcaaACTGCAATCGAATTAAAGATTCACTTCGGGTGTTCAACCTGCTACCTAAGCGTGATGCCATTTCATGGAACTCAATCATTGCAGGTTGCGTGCAGAATAGTATGTTTGATGAAGGACTGATATTCTTTCGGCAGATGTTGATGGGTAAGATTAAGCCTGTGCCGGTATCCTTTTCAAGTACCATTCCAGCTTGTGCTCACTTGACAACACTACATCTAGGGAAGCAGCTCCATGGATATATAATTAGGGGGGGATTTGAGGACAATGTGTTCGTAGCGAGCTCACTGGTGGACATGTATGCCAAATGTGGCAACATTAGGATAGCGAGGTGGATTTTTGATAAAATGGAGCAACATGACATGGTCTCGTGGACAGCCATGATTATGGGATATGCTTTGCACGGTCATGCCCCTGATGCTTTTTCCTCATTTGAGCAGATGGAAGGAGAGGCAGTAAAACCTAACTATGTCTCCTTCATGGCTGTATTGACCGCATGTAGCCATGCTGGATTGGTAGACAAAGCTTGGAAGTATTTTAATAGTATGACTAAAAAATATGATATTGCTCCTGGTATAGAGCACTATGCTGCTGTTGCAGATGTTCTTGGTAGAGCTGGAAGGTTGGAGGAAGCTTATCAGTTTATCTCTAGCATGCATATGGAACCAACAGGAAGTGTATGGTTAACATTGTTGGCTGCTTGTAGAGTTCACAAGAATGTTGAATTGGCTGAGaaggttgctgagaaaatatTTACAGTTGATCCCGAGAACATGGGAGCTTATGTGCTGTTGTCAAACGTATATTCTGCTGCTAAGAGATGGAAAGATGCAGTGAAAGTGAGAACCTGTATGAGGGATAAGGGCTTGAAAAAGAAGCCAGCCTGCAGCTGGGTTGAAGTTAAAAACAAGGTTCATGCTTTTGTGGCAGAAGATAAATCCCACCCATATTATGATCGAATAATTGAGGCTCTAGATGTCATTTCGGAGCAGATGGAACGAGAAGGGTATGTGCCCAACACAAATGAAGTGCTCCATGATGTTGAGGAGGAGCAAAAGAAGTACTTATTGTACCACCACAGTGAAAGGCTTGCCATAGCATTTGGCATCATCAGCTCTCCTGCTGGGGCAACAATTCGAGTAACGAAGAACATTCGGGTGTGCGTGGACTGCCACGCAGCAATAAAATTTATGTCGAAGATCGTCGGGAGAGAGATGATTGTCAGGGATAATAGCAGGTTTCACCATTTCAAGGATGGAGAGTGTTCCTGTGGAGATTACTGGTGA